The stretch of DNA AAGCATCGGCCGCGACTGATCATCTGCGGCGCCACGGCCTACTCCAGGGTCGTGGACTTCGAGCGCTTCCGGCAGATCGCCGATGAAGCCGGCGCCATCCTGATGGCCGACATCTCGCATATCGCCGGCCTGGTGGCGACCGGGCGCCATCCGAGCCCGATCGACGCCGCGCACGTCACCACCACCTGCACCCACAAACAGCTCGCAGGCCCCCGTGGCGGCCTGATTCTCTCGGGCCGTGACGCCAATGAAAAAGTCCCCGGCCGCGATGCGACCTTCGCCCGGGTGCTCGAACTGGCGGTGTTCCCGAGGATGCAAGGCGCGCCGGCCGTCAACATGATGGCCGCCAAGGCCGCGGCGCTGGGTTATGCCATGACCCCCGAATTCGATGCCGAGATGCAACGCATCCGCACCGCGGCCGATGTGATGGCCAGCGAATTCCAGGCCCGGGACTATGAGGTGGTGGGCGGTCGCAGCGAAAACCACACCATTCTGATTCGCTTGCGCGCAGCGATGACCGGCGCTATCGCCGAGACCGCGCTGGAGCACTGCGGAATCATCGTCAACAAGAACCGGGTGCCCGGCGAAACACGTTCGTCCTTCGTCACCAGTGGCCTGCGCATCGGTACCGGCGCCCTCGCCCAGCGCCATGTCGACCCGCAGGGATGCCGGCAGATCGTCGACCTGCTCTGCCGGATCCTGGACCAGGTGACTCCGCTCGGCGAGAGCGAGTTCACCCTGGACCCGGCGCTGCGCAAGCAATTCTGCGCGGAGGCCGAGGCGCTGTGCGTGAAGTATCCGATCGCTGACTACCTGGCAGGCTGAAGCAGTCTCCGGCACCGCTGGAGGCATGGCACGACGGTCCGGCGATCGTCGTGCCCGGCCAATACGCAAACTCTAAGAAGAGAGAAGCACCATGACGGACAAGATCAAATATGTCGCCATCAACGGCTCGGAACGCTTGGATGGCAACAATGCCAGGGCGTTGGAGTGGGCGGCCGAGTACCTGGAAAAGCAGGATGTGATTCTCGAGGTCTTTTCACTGGCCAGCGCCAAAATCGACCCCTGCGGGGCCTGCGGCGATTGCAATTTTCGCAACGAGCCCTGCGCGCAGCAGGACGACGCCGCGCGCGCGGTGCAACTCATGGAAGCCAGCGATGGCGTGATCTTCGCCTGCGCTGTCCATGGCTTTGGCGCCACGCCCTTGATGTCGGCATTCCTGGAGCGGGTCGGGACCGGGTTCCTGCGCCACGATCGCACCCTCACCAACAAGGTTGCCGGGGTCATGGTCACCGGCCGGCGCATGGGCCATGTGGAGGTCTACAACCAGATGCTCCAGTGCGCCTTGCTCAACCGCATGATCATGGTCGGCTACGGTTTCCCGGCCATGCTCGTGGGCGACAAGAAAGGCGAGGTACTGGGCGACAAGGAAGGCATGGAGATGCTGCGCCGGATGCTCGATCGCATGGTTTCCATGACCCGCCTGATGCGCGACTACGAACGAGTCACCGGGCAGGCGGCACTGCCGGTCTCGGTACCTGGCGAACGCCATCGCGAGGGCAAGGACGGCACGTTCTTCGTCCCGGCCAAGTCCGACATGTACCAGCTCGAGGCCGCTCGCGGCTGCAACTTCGATGTCGTCGGCGACTGAACTGCGCAGCCCAACAGCTATCGAGAACCTTATGAGCATTAGAACTGCCAGCAATGGCCTCACCGACACCCACCTGCGGGAATGGATAGTGTCGGAACACTTCGAGCGCCTGGCGGATGCCACCGTGGCACAGATTGCACAGGCCTATGTCGGGGTCTATTCGGCCCGGCCTACCAGTTGGCTGGCGGTCATGGCGCGCAATCGCAACCTCGATCGCCAGACCGTACTGGCCATGGAAAACGCCAGCGACCTGCTGCGGATCCCGGGCATGCGGCGCTCCAAGTTCCTGCTTCCCGGCGAGCTGGCGGCCAAGGTCTTCGCCGCCACCCGCCTGCCGCTGGCCAACCACGAATGGCGCTTACGGGACGCAGGGCTTGGCCTGGACGATTACCGGCGACTGCTGCTGACGCTGGTCGCCTTCAGCAGTGGCGTCTCGGTGCGCCTGCAGGACATCGGCAGCGCCCTCGACCTGCCGGCGCCCCAGGCGCGTGCGTTGACCTCGGTTGCCGCCTATGACGGCGCCTTGGTCCGTATACCGGCGGCCAACCAATGGTCCAACCGCTGGCTGTACTCGGCTGCACCCGATGGGCTGCTACCCGGTGACGGCGTGCCACTGGACCGCGACCTGCTACTGCGCGATATCGCCGGGCGCTACGTCGAGCACTACGGACCGGTCACGGTCGACGACCTGGCCTGGTGGCTCGGGGTTTCCAAGGAAACCGCGCGCACGCTGCTTCAAGCCTGCGCAGCCCGCCAGGTCGGAAACCAGATGTGGCACAGCCCGGCCGGGCTGGCGCGCCTTGAGCAGTTCCTCGACCGCGCCAAGGCCCCCGCAACGGCGCAGATCCGCTTCCTGCCGGCCTGGGATCCGCTGGTCATGGGCTATGCGCCCGGTTCGAGACAGCGCGACTGCCTTGAGCTGGAACGGGTCGGCGGCTACGACGCGGCCGGTAACGGGCGGCCGGTGGTGCTCATCGGTGGCCGGGCTGTCGCCACCTGGAATACGGCGGCCAAGGGCAGCAAACGCTTCATCGCAGTCGATGCCTCGACACTCGCCGACCAGGAGCGTGAAGCCGTGCTTCAGGCTGCCTCAGTGCTGGCTGAGCAGATCGGGGCCATTCACCAGATCGAGAACAAAACCACAGCGTGACAACAGGGAAGGCATGAACAAGATGAGGGACGACATGACATCAGTACCCGCCGAGCCACAATCGCTGCC from Pseudomonas chlororaphis subsp. chlororaphis encodes:
- a CDS encoding serine hydroxymethyltransferase, with amino-acid sequence MTVNHQPLLTQADLLKRGLADLQAHDAELAQILDAEVARQQRTLSLVASCCAVKPRTLAASSSALVNVTAEGVPGRRYHAGCENVDLVESLAIHRARELFGAQYAGVQSHSASSANYQVLAALLEPGDTLLGMALDNGGHLTHGSPVTFSGTYYKAIGYGTTKEGLIDYDEVLRLALKHRPRLIICGATAYSRVVDFERFRQIADEAGAILMADISHIAGLVATGRHPSPIDAAHVTTTCTHKQLAGPRGGLILSGRDANEKVPGRDATFARVLELAVFPRMQGAPAVNMMAAKAAALGYAMTPEFDAEMQRIRTAADVMASEFQARDYEVVGGRSENHTILIRLRAAMTGAIAETALEHCGIIVNKNRVPGETRSSFVTSGLRIGTGALAQRHVDPQGCRQIVDLLCRILDQVTPLGESEFTLDPALRKQFCAEAEALCVKYPIADYLAG
- a CDS encoding flavodoxin family protein; translation: MTDKIKYVAINGSERLDGNNARALEWAAEYLEKQDVILEVFSLASAKIDPCGACGDCNFRNEPCAQQDDAARAVQLMEASDGVIFACAVHGFGATPLMSAFLERVGTGFLRHDRTLTNKVAGVMVTGRRMGHVEVYNQMLQCALLNRMIMVGYGFPAMLVGDKKGEVLGDKEGMEMLRRMLDRMVSMTRLMRDYERVTGQAALPVSVPGERHREGKDGTFFVPAKSDMYQLEAARGCNFDVVGD
- a CDS encoding DNA glycosylase AlkZ-like family protein, producing MSIRTASNGLTDTHLREWIVSEHFERLADATVAQIAQAYVGVYSARPTSWLAVMARNRNLDRQTVLAMENASDLLRIPGMRRSKFLLPGELAAKVFAATRLPLANHEWRLRDAGLGLDDYRRLLLTLVAFSSGVSVRLQDIGSALDLPAPQARALTSVAAYDGALVRIPAANQWSNRWLYSAAPDGLLPGDGVPLDRDLLLRDIAGRYVEHYGPVTVDDLAWWLGVSKETARTLLQACAARQVGNQMWHSPAGLARLEQFLDRAKAPATAQIRFLPAWDPLVMGYAPGSRQRDCLELERVGGYDAAGNGRPVVLIGGRAVATWNTAAKGSKRFIAVDASTLADQEREAVLQAASVLAEQIGAIHQIENKTTA